A region of the Arachis hypogaea cultivar Tifrunner chromosome 15, arahy.Tifrunner.gnm2.J5K5, whole genome shotgun sequence genome:
CATTATTTGTCAGTTGGTTCACTGTCTCCTGAAAAATGCTCAAGTGCTCCGACAATCGACATTGATTTACCTTCAATATACTTTATATTAACAAGTTTCCTAATAAAAAAATGCTTTGTTTTGCACATTCTTTCTCTcatataactccttcaatttcttTCGCATCTTCTCGGCATTCGTTTCGGTGTCAACACGTGGATACAGGCTAAGATCAAAtcattgcctaatcaaagcaactgccttccgattCAGTTTCTTCCATTCAGTATCAGATTTGCTACCTTTGGATTTATCCCCCTCCACATGATCATACAAGTCCTTGCTATACAACATATATATCTTCCATGAGGGTCTTTCAGATcgaataattttgaaaatttaatttgaccATATTTGGTCCATGAGTATTTTTCTCTATTTAATTAGGCACAGAAATAAACAACCAAGGCTCTATATACCACTTTGTTGAAAAAATTGAGGTTCAATAAGAACCTGTCTAACAGCAGaagcactaaaaaaataatttttttcacaaGCACAAAAATAAACAACCAAAGCTCTAGATACCATTTTGTTGGAAAAATTGAAGTTCAATAAGAACTTGTCTAACAGCGAaagtactaaaaaataattttttcacaacTTGTATGATTAAATAGAcaataccaaagatactccaagcagcaaatataatggcaaaaattaaataatcaaatatcaGAATTTTTAGCGTAGAAAAACCCCCAAAAAAGGGATCAAAAAATCCACGAGACCTAATCTAGTAAAATCttccaatattaaaataattggTACATAAACAGTCTTTCTAATAGTACTaaggcatctcaacaatcaataaaatacaTTATCAAAACTGATAGAATCAACATAAATTCTCCAcaaaaataaatatctcaaatcagtaaaaaaaaaaaaagacaatacaACTAACAAATTATATGCTAATGTtcatttttacactaaaaataacatactaatttcataaaaaataaaataaatttaccaATTTAATCCAATAAAAAATAACATGCCTTTTTCTCCCAATTTTTGTTCGACTCCCGTCAAAGCGCTCTGCCTTCTTTTGCTTTCTTTCAAAACTAAAAGAAACTTCTCTCTCTCCCCGTGGCTTTTGCCActtctttctttatctttttgagGAGTGTTAGGGACTAGCAGATTTTGTGAGTTATAGTCATTACTTAACTATCAATAGtgtatttaatggtgtgagatttcatctaatgataAAGAATCACTCATTTTTTTTTGCTGGCTAAGTGCTGGCCAGATTTTAATGAATCTGCTGACCCGTAGACTTTtcctatcttttttattttaatttgtttttaactTGTGGGCCCACTTAGTTGGGACCCACGAACACAAATTTCCATTGTATTACCGCGTATTTGCATAGAAAATTTTCCACTCTGAAGTTGCTTCTTTCTAAACTCACTACCGCATAATCCAGCTCACATCTCACATGGCAACTTCACAATTCAATTCTCACTTCAAACGTTGTTGAGTTACCTTAATGGTCactcttctttctttgttttctgatTCTTCTTTGGTTGAATAATGTTGTCACCATTTTAGCTCTTAGCATAGTTGCATACAAAATGAAGAGAACAGACTCTTTCATCTCCTCTCAATGCTTTGTTTACCTCATCATTGAAGCACTGTTACTATCAGAGAGTTCAATAGCAGAACCAAGGGCGAAAACGATCCAAATTACATGTGGCAATCAATTTGAGCACAACAACACCACCTTTGTTCCGAATTTCGTTACAGCCATGGACAATATCACTCAACAGATTAGCACTAACATCTTTGCAACAGCAGTTGCAGGCACAGGACCAGACACTAACTATGGCCTGTTTCAGTGCTATGGCGATCTTTCCTTACTCGATTGCGCATTGTGTAACGCTGAGGCACGCACGGTTCTTGCTGGATGCTTCCCTTATAACGGTGGTCGAATTTACCTTGATGGTTGCTTCATGAGGGTTCAGAACTATAGTTTCTTTAATCAGTATTCAGGAGCAGGAGACAAGGCTATATGTGGGAACACAACTAGGAAGAACTCGAGTTTTCAAGCAGCAGCAAAGCAAGCAATTTCAACAGCAGTTCAAGATGCACCAAACAACCTTGGCTATGCTAGAGTTAAGGTTTCTGTGTCAGGAACAATTAATGCGTCCGCTTATGTTCTGGCTGATTGTTGGAGGAATTTGGACCCAAGATCCTGCAAAGCATGTCTTGAGAACGCATCTTCTTCTATATTCGGATGCTTGCCTTGGTCGGAAGGGCGAGCACTTAACACCGGTTGCTTCATGAGGTACTCAGACACAGATTTTCTCAACAAGGAACAAGAAAATgggagttcaaaaggtaattgaATTGTAGTTCCAATTAAGGATCCAGCTTCCAGATTGAAGAAAATTTGAATACTTTTTACTGTTGTATCTTGTGCAGTGAACGTAGCAGTGCTAGTTGTTCCAATAGTCAGTTCAGTGGTTGTTCTGGTGGTTGGAATTGTTATTGGGATTTATATCTGGAAACACAGATACATTCAAAACAAAAGAAGAGGTAAGTGACTTATTAGTACCTTACTGTACTTGCTTATGAGAATGATGACTTCTGCGAATATCCGAAACGTTATAGTGTTTGCATTTCTCCGTATATCATAGCCCTTGTCCTTTTAGTGATCCTCATGTTGCCCTGTTAACAAATTGAGGTACAATAATATATTAGGAGACAATTATGTTTAAGAATGCTTACTCATCTCGATCATTGTTCTGGCTTCAAGGTTCATATGATGTGAAAAAACTAGCAAAGTCCCTTCACTGCAGTGGCTTGAATTTCAAGTACTCTACACTGGAAAAGGCGACTGGATCCTTTGATGATGCTAACAAGTTAGGCCAAGGAGGATTCGGAACAGTTTATAAGGTAGTTCTCTCATTTGTGTACCTTATCCCAACGATTTTGACATATGAAAGGCACTCTTACAACTTGCTATTGCAGGGAGTTCTACCTGATGGAAGACAGATTGCCGTCAAGCGGTTATATTTCAACAACAGACATAGAGCTTTGGATTTCTACAATGAAGTTAACATAATTAGCCGAATCGAACACAAGAATCTAGTTAGACTGTTAGGCTGCAGCTGTTCAAGACCTGAAAGCTTGCTTGTATATGAATTTCTTCCCAACAGAAGTCTTGACTGCTTCATTTTTGGTAATTGACAAACTCATATAGTTGGTTTTCTCTTCTCagatataaaaagagaaaaagaaaccaTTTCATTGCCTGTAATCTAGATAGCAATTCTTGTTAAAGTTAAAGTTATTGGCTATGGCATCTTACCACAATGTGAACTAAACATAATACATCTAAATTCATACATTTATAGACAGAAATAAGGGAAGGGAACTGAAATGGGAGAAGAGATATGAAATTATTGTTGGGACAGCTGAAGGACTAGTTTACCTGCATGAGAACTCTGAAATCAGGATAATTCACAGAGATATAAAAGCCAGCAACATCCTATTGGATGCAAAGCTTCGTGCAAAAATTGCAGATTTTGGTTTGGCTAGATCCTTGCAAGAAGACAAGAGCCACATAAGTACAGCTATAGCAGGAACTTTGTAAGTATCAACGATAATAATACAATATCGTGGAACTAATTAAAAACCACACAGATTAGACTAAGAGCCAAGTTCCATTACAGAAAACTTGTGTCTATGATGTCTGAATTAGTATGCTCTTGTTTTCACATGGACCTGTAGGGGCTATATGGCTCCAGAGTACTTGGCTCATGGTCAGTTAACAGAAAAGGCCGATGTATATAGTTTTGGAGTGTTACTGTTAGAGACAGTTACCGGGAGACAGAACAACAGAGGCAAAACAACAGAATATTCAGACAACCTAGTTACAATTGTGAGAGttgtcttaatttcatttcaaatgtACATTATTAATACTTTTCTAACTGTTCTTACTTTTATCTTGTCATTTTGCAACATCAGGTATGGAAGCATTTCCAGATGGGGACTGCAGCACAATTATTTGATCCAAATCTTCAGTTGCATAACCACAACAGCAGCAATACTAAGAATGAGGTTTTAAGAGTGGTTCATATAGGTCTTCTATGCATCCAAGAGAACCCTACACTGAGACCAACTATGTCAAAGGCACTACATATGTTAACAAAGAAGGAGGAGCACCTTGCTGCTCCCTATAATCCACCCTTCCTAGATGAGAGTACCATGGAACTGCACGACATGAGTAGCGACCCATCTTCCCCTCTCAATGTACCAACATCAATTGCTACCATGTCGCATAGCTCGTTTTATCCGAGGTGACCATGAAGATGCAGAGAAACACACTCCATACAGCATGTCTATCTTCTTCACTTTTGAATGGCATGATCTGGCTTAGACCTGTGAATTTAAATGCATGCTTTGGATATGGGAACCTGTAAAGCCAAATTTCCAATGGGTGTTTTGGCAAGAAGACAGTATATACTGTATATACCTATGATTAACATGCATTATAGAAATTTGGATCAATCACATATGTAACAGCCCATAATTAATAATTACTTTACCAGCACTGAATATGTCAAATGAGACATTCATGCATTGAAGAATGCATGTATAGTGCATGATGTTTCCATATGAAAGCTACATTTATGTGTATAACAATTATCTACTATGTGTAAATATTAGAGTAAAGTGACCATTAGATTCTCGAAAATTTTGACCTAGAAATAATTAGTTCTTGAAGAAAAAAAGTATCAATTAGGTCCTTCAAGATAATAAACAGTGGATATATCTCCTTCCACCAATGGATAGTGCGAAACGAAACGGAATTGCCCATGTATTTCTTTAGCTTTTGAGTTTCTATATAATCATTATTAACTGCTCTATATTTATAACGAATCCTACTAAAATAGGTAAAATTTTACTccaaaaattatgtaaaaatttcACTCCAAAAATTATTTACATAACAATCTTTCATAAATAAACACGTCATAATAATTAACAGTACATATAAATACCACGGTTAAGTTTTACGTGATAAATTGATAAAAGGATATAACGTATCCATTGTTTACTATTGTGAGGGACCAAattggtacttttttttttcctttaggaACTTATTTGTCACTTTACTCGTAAATTATTATATTACCATATGTAGAATATATAGCTATTATAAGGAGAAAATTTAGGCTAGATATCACCCTAAAATCCCTTGTAACTTAGTATAGAAAGTGTTCTGAGGCTTATTTAGAATTAACGGAGTTTGGAGTTTGGGCCTGAAGGTAAAGTCCAATAGTATACAATAGTTTATAATTTAAGGACCACTATTTGAGACAGGATATGAAGAATAAGAAAACTTGACTAGTGTGTTGCCTAGTAATGTtaacaattgcaaataaaataagtACAAGCCTCCATCAGCTATCATGAGGCATCAAAATAGAAGGCAAGAACTATAGTTACTTTTCTTAGAAGCAATTGTATACTATATGATTTTACAAGCTGAGCAGTTCAAAAGGAGGCGGTTGTTCTATTTCATATATTTCAGCTAACGCATAGCTACCAAGCACCCCATCAAGCCTCCACTGAGCTCATAATGTCGAGCACTAGAAAATCCAACTTCTAAAGCAAGTTTCTCCAATTCCTTCCCTGCACCAAGTGATGAATTCTTAAGTTAGGTAATCAACATGACAAAGCTCTATCACCAATGGACATaagtatttatctttttattcccTTTTCTTTGCTTCCTAATACTAAACACGCTTCTGAATTACAAGAATCTCACTTGCTCAAAGTATGTAAACTATAGTCCTCTTACTCCagagcagcaaaaaaaaaacacGTAAAAACGGAATTAAGTATGTTGATCCATGGCAAGTTTGGAGAAGATAGGTAAAAGGACACAACTTATTGTTGTTACTGCccatattaaataattttctgaTAAACATAATTAAGCATATTGGATTATAACAATCATAGAGTTTCTTCTTATAGCCTGGAATTGAAGTCGAACCTGTTAAAAAAGCATATTGGACTAGAACAAAAACTGGATCAAAATGTTTGTTCTTATAAAAGAAACTGAAACCAAACCTGTTAAAAATCCTCTTATTGAAGTCTTAAGATATTTGTAGTCCTCTGAAAGGCCATAAGCAGATGCCACTGGAACAACAACATTGTCAATCATCCATTCCTATTAGACGAGGAAACATGGGAGTCAAACCTTTAGCCGGTGAAAGAAAATCATGAAGATTAAAGTGAGTGAATCAAATCTGCAGAAATAAATAGTGATCGATCGATATTCATGTACAAAAAAAGACCATATACTTTTATCTGCAATTATTCAATGACAAATATATGTGTTCCTAGGAAGTGGTGGTGAACAGAAGTAGACATTGCTCAACAGAATATGCTTCCTTTTCACTTTTACATCCTTAACTAAGCCAAATTGATATGAATGATAAGATTTCTACACAATGAAATAGAACCACCAGGCATAATATTACGTAACTCAGACAAAACGGCGAGAAAGAGACATACCGTAATCGTAGAAGTCAGCAACTCTTCACTTTTATTGAAGTCGAGGATAGCCACTCTAGAGCCTGCATAGCAAATGGAAATATTGGAGGTGTCAAAGTTGCATATAAACACCAATAATCATATTAATGTAATTAAGATAAGAAAAAGCTACCGGCTTTTAGGACTCTTAAAATTTCCTGCATAGCTTTAGGCCTATCAACTACGTTTCTAAGACCATAGCCCATTGTTATAGCATCAAACGAACCATTAGAAAACGGCAAATCTAGAGCATCACCTTCAATCCACCTATGGTAAGACAACAATGGCGATTATTTACTCTTTGTTCTTTTTTATCATCAATCACTCAACAATAAAAAACTCAAACACACAGGAACGCCctcttaaaaattgttaaagatTCATTAGACAAAtgttatctatttatttaaatttatttcagatTGCACACTGCTAAAATTACCCATGCTCACTCAATATTTGAGAAGCAGTTCTTCGAGTGCTGTTTAGATGAGGCAATCAATAGTTGTTCCTTGGAGAAATCAAGACCAGTCACCTACAGCCCCAAAAGAAAACATTCAACACAACCAtactttctttaaataataaactaaatgCTTATTCCTATTAAAATACCTC
Encoded here:
- the LOC112749985 gene encoding 2-phytyl-1,4-beta-naphthoquinone methyltransferase, chloroplastic, translating into MATMLLLPFRTLIPSFSSSSSSFSSSNFRPAPLRCSNDRQALFNRIAPVYDNLNDLLSLGQHRIWKRMTVSWAGAKAGDHVLDICCGSGDLSFLLSQKVGSDGKVTGLDFSKEQLLIASSKQHSKNCFSNIEWIEGDALDLPFSNGSFDAITMGYGLRNVVDRPKAMQEILRVLKAGSRVAILDFNKSEELLTSTITEWMIDNVVVPVASAYGLSEDYKYLKTSIRGFLTGKELEKLALEVGFSSARHYELSGGLMGCLVAMR
- the LOC112749984 gene encoding cysteine-rich receptor-like protein kinase 2, which encodes MKRTDSFISSQCFVYLIIEALLLSESSIAEPRAKTIQITCGNQFEHNNTTFVPNFVTAMDNITQQISTNIFATAVAGTGPDTNYGLFQCYGDLSLLDCALCNAEARTVLAGCFPYNGGRIYLDGCFMRVQNYSFFNQYSGAGDKAICGNTTRKNSSFQAAAKQAISTAVQDAPNNLGYARVKVSVSGTINASAYVLADCWRNLDPRSCKACLENASSSIFGCLPWSEGRALNTGCFMRYSDTDFLNKEQENGSSKVNVAVLVVPIVSSVVVLVVGIVIGIYIWKHRYIQNKRRGSYDVKKLAKSLHCSGLNFKYSTLEKATGSFDDANKLGQGGFGTVYKGVLPDGRQIAVKRLYFNNRHRALDFYNEVNIISRIEHKNLVRLLGCSCSRPESLLVYEFLPNRSLDCFIFDRNKGRELKWEKRYEIIVGTAEGLVYLHENSEIRIIHRDIKASNILLDAKLRAKIADFGLARSLQEDKSHISTAIAGTLGYMAPEYLAHGQLTEKADVYSFGVLLLETVTGRQNNRGKTTEYSDNLVTIVWKHFQMGTAAQLFDPNLQLHNHNSSNTKNEVLRVVHIGLLCIQENPTLRPTMSKALHMLTKKEEHLAAPYNPPFLDESTMELHDMSSDPSSPLNVPTSIATMSHSSFYPR